The following proteins are co-located in the Solanum pennellii chromosome 1, SPENNV200 genome:
- the LOC107008589 gene encoding uncharacterized protein LOC107008589: MADEDFPPPVRLMNFVSEEQLAESKKTRGARVEDGTAQRDRPLYEILKENKDKKDAEFNERFKHQPPKALDEDETEFLEKLEMSRREYEKQVADEEDEQLRSFQAAVAAKSTIVHEIKEMPLVPKVQEPKLIKRKNPPANPLGMIVKIKPQAKKAKMDLVSSVSSLTTATKASNDDKKQPSSDVDNVSKSETQESQRLTKRPIANADNHEPVTIGGLVSYSDESDDD; the protein is encoded by the exons ATGGCGGACGAAGATTTTCCACCTCCGGTGAGGTTGATGAATTTTGTCTCCGAAGAACAG TTGGCAGAATCCAAGAAAACTCGGGGTGCTCGGGTTGAAGATGGAACTGCTCAGAGAGATCGCCCTCTTTATGAG ATCTTGAAGGAGAACAAGGACAAGAAAGATGCTGAATTTAATGAACGCTTTAAACACC AACCACCCAAAGCCTTAGATGAGGACGAGACCGAGTTTCTTGAGAAGCTTGAAATG TCAAGGAGAGAATATGAGAAGCAAGTGGCTGATGAAGAAGATGAGCAGCTGCGAAGTTTTCAA GCTGCTGTTGCTGCAAAGTCTACGATTGTACATGAAATCAAGGAGATGCCTCTTGTTCCCAAAGTCCAG GAGCCGAAATTAATTAAGAGGAAGAATCCTCCAGCTAATCCATTGGGAATGATTGTCAAAATCAAGCCACAAGCTAAGAAAGCTAAGATGGATCTGGTATCTTCCGTCTCTTCTTTGACAACAGCTACCAAAGCATCCAATGATGACAAAAAACAGCCTTCATCAGATGTTGATAACGTATCCAAATCTGAAACACAAGAATCCCAGAGATTAACAAAAAGACCTATTGCTAATGCTGACAACCACGAACCTGTTACAATAGGTGGTTTGGTTTCATATAGTGATGAAAGTGACGATGATTGA